One genomic segment of Rubripirellula tenax includes these proteins:
- a CDS encoding OB-fold-containig protein, which produces MSESILQFAGNMFVGPIWPASLLVCLLAIYTVFALIGLVDLDVDMPDLDMPDLDVPDLDVPDFDVPDVDAHVGDLGLDVVQGIGAATIRWTNFGRVPIVIWGGVFTLGFWIISYMLWHIFDVRRYEPTVVVSTLLTIRNAVLATGIAKVVTQPLIKHFVATPEYDQTRLIGSTCEIISPEATPTSGQAKFRTDAAPLLLNVRTDGAHIDKGIEVRIIGFDPQQRVYQVTSILTEQTS; this is translated from the coding sequence GTGTCTGAATCCATCCTTCAATTCGCCGGAAACATGTTCGTCGGTCCAATCTGGCCGGCGTCCCTGCTCGTTTGCCTGTTGGCGATCTACACGGTGTTTGCGCTGATCGGACTAGTCGATCTGGATGTCGACATGCCTGATTTGGACATGCCCGATCTGGATGTCCCCGATTTAGATGTGCCGGATTTCGACGTACCCGATGTCGATGCACACGTGGGTGATCTGGGATTGGACGTGGTCCAAGGGATCGGCGCCGCAACCATCCGCTGGACCAATTTCGGCCGCGTCCCCATCGTGATCTGGGGCGGCGTGTTCACGCTTGGTTTCTGGATCATCTCCTACATGCTTTGGCACATATTCGACGTTCGCCGCTACGAACCGACTGTCGTGGTATCGACACTGTTGACGATCCGCAACGCCGTGCTGGCGACGGGAATTGCCAAGGTGGTCACTCAACCTTTGATCAAGCACTTCGTGGCAACGCCTGAGTACGACCAAACACGATTGATCGGATCGACGTGCGAAATCATCAGCCCCGAAGCAACGCCCACATCCGGCCAAGCCAAATTTCGTACCGACGCAGCCCCGCTGCTGTTGAACGTACGTACCGATGGCGCCCACATCGATAAAGGCATCGAAGTACGCATCATCGGATTTGATCCGCAGCAGCGAGTCTACCAAGTCACCTCAATTTTAACGGAGCAAACCTCGTGA